In Penaeus monodon isolate SGIC_2016 chromosome 15, NSTDA_Pmon_1, whole genome shotgun sequence, a genomic segment contains:
- the LOC119582209 gene encoding LOW QUALITY PROTEIN: mucin-12-like (The sequence of the model RefSeq protein was modified relative to this genomic sequence to represent the inferred CDS: inserted 1 base in 1 codon; deleted 1 base in 1 codon; substituted 3 bases at 3 genomic stop codons), with protein sequence MAGGRRLPGIVPPDNCWSWGRQSADLVVAFIHTEVCTLRLLHCPGFLLRKFDQKSCVPSPISPPQNGGPPEDIKLLLRSQGPGAQRLGSASPVYTLVMERRQLSQPRGVGEGTLVGGSFXGXARRXNSASESGPSISSLEPDASAIQAKGDYSSSTPSKDDGSPAVTSGNKDSSAMASSDFDLSTLLIXDRRSPSVRSTGSVVSDSNPSALPESAPKSSRILNIIGTEADAFPLAIQNAAAESYDDVAEEATATSVEDLQGARTYAAIVDNDELGEDALTGPADGYDLTENLLTSTKSDHLKHIQTTLSTIPADENLGTSNEGENLTTASFDEDDAETPVVVDAFIVDNGRASSSRPRDEEPTAPSSGDPFPARRGEDGDPTLSSGVRSPPIHQEDSDLSASQISADYVPLGNYESSDGPNPREEFAYFGQRNHFYHDDDFTLQVLGGDHYDGTNVGGREDPWEENAGDSGKEAREKDLYFVLEREPEDAGLVTVKLGKSQEAGRARANEDGPSDERYYAENLYQYHLQDHKTGSYRFGFGGDNQWRHEERRADGVVVGRYGWQDATGRHHTTHYVADARGFRVVRPGQQIKVHVPSSTTESPGLTALSLLTEGSLRSPIASVASAAPANSLSFEAPPPPPSTRPPPTLTTPESPATQTYPSSSSKPSSLPSPSRTPRPSILPPRDSRPSAEEQPTSPSAFLIPNNPWALFVTTQTARPFVASRPPPQPSILFSEASTLSTELPEDPTTLTQSPPPSSVPPTTSSALPATTSSAFPTTTFSVFPATTSSAFPTTTFSAFPTTTSSDFPTTTPSNTYPSTPRPVVYRPLPTRLSPTLPPSENAIEGTNGTQQAAVVTGRPPIAHPLPHQSLGPPYPGSWVYVQPPGSQRPPFRPHYGKRPITRPFRPVNRRPPPHHKVKPLRPLQPNIGASSHYKPNRFVEPAGSRDPETPEANSTKVDSEETEVALNELDNLPSASSPGTSEGRYPQLMPGYYRKGNRPFQLGKLGGNATEGAQEPGGEESLVDLINLIKFLVPPTQLQPPRFVPGESRPPRPPVPWGSSLLKAPKPLGPSQAVTVGVQDQTPKTTGQFPLDYAFMDEDYSSQGPEDAGSSGPERNHTSQKPQGIDREGERNSTSQENIISNEIGSSRRPSAGELGSTMKVKLSVLDPHGAKDEPLGVSPSDLGALDGGGALQDTTLRVWVVSSPTPESSASADPSSATESAASGEASTDAVWPYVSPEPSNATDAEGSSRXXXXXXXQGFWPSLLKELYYWPNSQNRRTWPVLH encoded by the exons ATGGCTGGAGGTCGGCGCTTGCCTGGCATCGTACCTCCCGATAACTGCTGGTCCTGGGGTC GACAGAGCGCGGATCTTGTTGTGGCCTTCATTCACACGGAAGTCTGTACTTTGAGACTGTTACATTGTCCCGGTTTCCTTTTGAGAAAATTTGATCAGAAGTCTTGCGTTCCTTCGCCCATCAG CCCGCCTCAAAACGGCGGCCCGCCCGAGGACATCAAGCTGCTCCTCAGATCGCAAGGGCCTGGCGCGCAAAGGCTGGGGAGCGCGAGTCCCGTGTACACGCTGGTCATGGAGAGGCGGCAACTCTCGCAGCCGCGCGGCGTGGGCGAAGGGACGCTTGTTGGCGGCAGCTTCTGAGGCTGAGCCCGTCGGTAAAACAGCGCTTCGGAAAGCGGACCGTCGATCAGCTCTTTGGAACCAGATGCGTCGGCCATTCAAGCCAAAGGTGATTATTCCTCCTCGACCCCATCCAAGGAC GACGGTTCGCCTGCCGTGACTTCTGGCAACAAAGACTCGTCAGCAATGGCGTCAAGTGATTTCGATTTGTCAACCCTTCTCA ACGACAGGCGATCGCCATCAGTTCGTTCCACGGGCAGCGTTGTCAGCGACAGCAATCCATCTGCACTTCCTGAATCGGCGCCTAAATCGAGTAGGATACTGAACATCATCGGCACAGAAGCTGACGCATTCCCCCTCGCCATTCAGAATGCTGCTGCGGAATCTTACGATGACGTTGCAGAGGAAGCCACTGCGACGAGCGTCGAGGATCTTCAAGGCGCTCGCACATACGCAGCTATCGTAGACAATGACGAACTTGGTGAGGACGCCCTGACAGGTCCTGCTGACGGATACGATCTTACAGAGAACCTCTTGACTTCAACAAAATCTGATCACCTTAAACACATCCAAACAACCCTCAGCACTATTCCCGCCGACGAGAACCTTGGCACTTCTAATGAGGGCGAAAACTTAACGACAGCATCCTTTGACGAGGATGATGCCGAGACGCCCGTCGTTGTCGATGCGTTTATCGTCGACAATGGCCGCGCTTCTTCCTCGCGCCCAAGAGACGAGGAACCCACCGCGCCCTCGTCAGGCGACCCCTTTCCAGCGAGACGCGGAGAAGACGGCGATCCCACTCTGTCTTCCGGCGTTCGCTCTCCACCGATCCACCAAGAAGACAGCGATCTGTCAGCGTCTCAGATTTCCGCAGATTACGTCCCGCTCGGCAATTACGAGAGCTCGGACGGCCCAAACCCGAGGGAAGAGTTTGCCTACTTTGGACAAAGAAATCATTTTTATCACGACGATGACTTCACGTTACAGGTCCTCGGTGGCGATCATTATGACGGCACGAATGTCGGCGGCCGCGAGGACCCCTGGGAAGAAAATGCGGGAGACTCGGGCAAGGAAGCACGAGAAAAAGACCTTTATTTTGTGCTTGAACGCGAACCGGAAGACGCTGGACTCGTTACGGTGAAACTCGGAAAGAGTCAGGAAGCTGGAAGAGCCAGAGCGAACGAAGACGGACCTTCGGACGAACGATATTATGCGGAGAACTTGTACCAGTACCACTTACAGGACCACAAGACTG GCTCCTACAGGTTCGGCTTCGGCGGCGACAACCAGTGGCGGCACGAGGAGAGGCGCGCGGACGGCGTGGTCGTGGGGCGCTACGGCTGGCAGGACGCGACGGGccgccaccacaccacccactacGTCGCCGACGCCCGCGGGTTCCGCGTGGTGCGCCCCGGCCAGCAG ATCAAGGTGCACGTTCCTTCCTCGACGACGGAGTCCCCGGGCCTCACGGCCCTGTCGCTGCTGACGGAGGGCTCTCTCAGGTCCCCCATCGCCTCCGTCGCCAGCGCAGCGCCAGCGAACTCTCTGTCCTTCGAGGCGCCTCCCCCGCCGCCCTCGACCAGGCCTCCGCCCACGCTCACCACGCCCGAGAGTCCTGCGACGCAGACgtatccttcttcttcctccaagcCTTCCTCTTTGCCATCGCCCTCACGGACGCCGCGTCCTTCCATTTTGCCTCCAAGGGACTCCCGACCGTCTGCCGAGGAGCAGCCAACCTCGCCCTCTGCATTCCTCATCCCGAACAATCCCTGGGCTTTGTTCGTCACGACACAAACAGCCCGACCATTTGTCGCGTCCCGACCGCCTCCTCAGCCGTCCATCCTGTTCTCGGAAGCCTCGACGTTGTCCACAGAGCTTCCTGAAGACCCGACGACTTTAACCCAGTCGCCGCCACCATCATCCGTCCCGCCGACGACCTCCTCGGCTCTCCCTGCGACGACCTCCTCGGCTTTCCCAACGACGACTTTCTCGGTTTTTCCTGCGACGACCTCCTCGGCCTTCCCGACGACAACTTTCTCAGCTTTCCCAACGACGACCTCCTCGGATTTCCCAACGACGACCCCGTCGAACACCTACCCGTCAACTCCTCGTCCAGTGGTTTACCGCCCTTTGCCAACACGTCTTTCGCCAACGCTGCCTCCCTCAGAGAATGCTATCGAGGGCACGAACGGGACCCAGCAGGCCGCCGTGGTGACAGGTCGTCCCCCCATTGCGCATCCTCTCCCGCACCAGTCCCTGGGCCCCCCTTACCCCGGGTCCTGGGTGTATGTCCAGCCCCCTGGCTCTCAGAGGCCCCCCTTCCGACCTCACTACGGGAAGAGGCCCATTACCAGGCCCTTCAGACCCGTCAACAGACGGCCTCCTCCGCACCATAAGGTCAAGCCTCTCCGACCTCTGCAGCCCAACATAGGGGCGTCGTCCCACTATAAGCCTAATCGCTTTGTGGAACCTGCAGGCAGCCGTGACCCCGAGACCCCCGAGGCAAATTCAACAAAGGTCGACAGCGAAGAGACCGAAGTTGCGCTTAACGAGTTAGATAATCTTCCGTCAGCCTCCTCTCCTGGCACGTCAGAAGGTCGTTATCCGCAACTGATGCCAGGCTACTATCGCAAGGGGAACCGGCCCTTCCAGCTGGGGAAGCTGGGAGGCAACGCGACCGAAGGCGCCCAGGAGCCCGGAGGCGAGGAGAGCCTGGTGGACCTCATCAACCTCATAAAGTTCCTCGTGCCCCCGACGCAGCTTCAGCCGCCGAGATTCGTCCCGGGGGAGAGTCGGCCGCCGCGCCCGCCTGTGCCCTGGGGCAGCAGTCTGCTAAAGGCGCCTAAGCCTCTCGGCCCTTCTCAGGCAGTGACGGTCGGCGTTCAAGACCAGACACCGAAGACCACTGGGCAGTTCCCCTTGGACTATGCCTTTATGGACGAGGACTACAGCTCGCAGGGGCCGGAAGACGCAGGATCTTCAGGGCCAGAGAGAAACCATACAAGCCAAAAGCCTCAAGGAATAGACCGTGAAGGTGAAAGGAACTCGACATCTCAGGAGAATATCATATCGAACGAGATCGGGTCTTCGAGGAGACCGTCCGCCGGAGAGCTCGGCAGCACGATGAAGGTGAAGCTCTCTGTGTTGGATCCTCACGGCGCCAAAGACGAACCGCTCGGCGTGTCCCCCTCCGACCTCGGGGCGCTGGACGGCGGCGGGGCTTTGCAGGACACGACCCTGCGCGTGTGGGTCGTCTCCTCGCCGACGCCAGAGTCCTCGGCCAGTGCGGACCCTTCCTCTGCCACCGAGTCCGCCGCCTCCGGGGAAGCCTCGACCGACGCCGTGTGGCCGTACGTGTCCCCGGAGCCGTCCAACGCGACGGACGCCGAAGGGTCCTCGCGCNNNNNNNNNNNNNNNNNNNAACAGGGCTTCTGGCCGAGCCTTCTCAAAGAACTGTACTACTGGCCGAATTCCCAGAACCGCAGGACATGGCCAGTCCTTCACTGA